One window of the Polypterus senegalus isolate Bchr_013 chromosome 18, ASM1683550v1, whole genome shotgun sequence genome contains the following:
- the LOC120519112 gene encoding butyrophilin subfamily 2 member A1-like isoform X2 codes for MRTAMITHFGWSVFILLYHNKTRVSWAARFSVVGPSYPIITYVGDEVMLPAFFSPELNAQGFDIKWTTPKSSSPVLLYQNNSTINRIESYMGRTVFSRENLKYGNVSLIIRNVRVSDGDLYKCLVFSKQWEDEARINLIVEVLGSQPSISMISTQDQKTTLECSAEKWNPLPEITWRDMNGEDMTSQSTAATQEDAEGLLTVSPQVFLCGWCCCGSCWLFVLQ; via the exons ATGAGAACAG caatGATTACTCATTTTGGATGGAGCGTCTTCATTTTATTGTATCATAACAAGACACGTGTCTCCTGGGCAG CCAGGTTTTCTGTTGTTGGTCCTTCATATCCCATCATTACTTATGTTGGTGATGAAGTAATGCTGCCAGCCTTCTTCTCTCCAGAACTGAATGCTCAAGGCTTTGACATCAAGTGGACAACGCCTAAGTCTTCATCACCAGTGCTTTTATACCAGAATAACAGTACCATAAATCGGATTGAATCCTACATGGGAAGAACTGTGTTTTCACGGGAGAATTTGAAATACGGCAACGTGTCTTTAATAATCAGGAATGTCAGAGTTTCAGATGGTGATCTCTACAAATGCCTTGTGTTTTCTAAACAGTGGGAGGATGAGGCCCGTATCAATTTGATTGTTGAAG TTTTAGGTTCTCAGCCCTCCATTTCCATGATCTCCACTCAAGACCAGAAGACCACATTAGAGTGCAGTGCTGAGAAGTGGAACCCACTACCAGAAATCACCTGGAGGGACATGAATGGAGAAGACATGACATCACAGTCGACAGCAGCAACACAGGAAGATGCTGAGGGTCTTCTGACA
- the LOC120519112 gene encoding butyrophilin subfamily 2 member A1-like isoform X1 yields the protein MRTAMITHFGWSVFILLYHNKTRVSWAARFSVVGPSYPIITYVGDEVMLPAFFSPELNAQGFDIKWTTPKSSSPVLLYQNNSTINRIESYMGRTVFSRENLKYGNVSLIIRNVRVSDGDLYKCLVFSKQWEDEARINLIVEVLGSQPSISMISTQDQKTTLECSAEKWNPLPEITWRDMNGEDMTSQSTAATQEDAEGLLTVSSVIPVKKEFNVFACLVRSKAPKTDWPSRLTVYKLIVW from the exons ATGAGAACAG caatGATTACTCATTTTGGATGGAGCGTCTTCATTTTATTGTATCATAACAAGACACGTGTCTCCTGGGCAG CCAGGTTTTCTGTTGTTGGTCCTTCATATCCCATCATTACTTATGTTGGTGATGAAGTAATGCTGCCAGCCTTCTTCTCTCCAGAACTGAATGCTCAAGGCTTTGACATCAAGTGGACAACGCCTAAGTCTTCATCACCAGTGCTTTTATACCAGAATAACAGTACCATAAATCGGATTGAATCCTACATGGGAAGAACTGTGTTTTCACGGGAGAATTTGAAATACGGCAACGTGTCTTTAATAATCAGGAATGTCAGAGTTTCAGATGGTGATCTCTACAAATGCCTTGTGTTTTCTAAACAGTGGGAGGATGAGGCCCGTATCAATTTGATTGTTGAAG TTTTAGGTTCTCAGCCCTCCATTTCCATGATCTCCACTCAAGACCAGAAGACCACATTAGAGTGCAGTGCTGAGAAGTGGAACCCACTACCAGAAATCACCTGGAGGGACATGAATGGAGAAGACATGACATCACAGTCGACAGCAGCAACACAGGAAGATGCTGAGGGTCTTCTGACAGTGAGTAGTGTCATCCCGGTGAAGAAAGAGTTCAACGTGTTTGCCTGTCTGGTGAGAAGTAAGGCACCAAAAACAGACTGGCCATCAAGACTCACCGTCTACA AGCTGATAGTGTGGTGA